A window of the Artemia franciscana chromosome 21, ASM3288406v1, whole genome shotgun sequence genome harbors these coding sequences:
- the LOC136041079 gene encoding uncharacterized protein LOC136041079 has product MSRVSGLTQILTHFNMQESPMITIQCDGGDVEVKKSLLTAVSDVFKAMLESDMLEKRTNLIQANDVNFETMKIIIDFYKEGIVSGFETMKRDAFTYIVEKYNFLGIKEEVAEYLLQRYFMKPDVKLLDSVFFTYGDRFKKTAVIKEMALMIAEGKKVPTFVNNFESPDFIELVRYVIDFPYNRFRVLLIILCIW; this is encoded by the coding sequence ATGAGTCGAGTTTCTGGCCTTACACAAATTTTGACTCATTTCAATATGCAAGAAAGCCCAATGATTACTATTCAATGTGATGGCGGGGACGTTGAAGTCAAGAAATCCCTATTAACAGCCGTTAGTGATGTCTTCAAAGCCATGCTCGAATCGGATATGCttgaaaaacgaacaaatcTTATTCAAGCCAATGATGTGAATTTTGAAACCATGAAAATTATAATAGATTTCTATAAAGAAGGTATTGTTTCTGGCTTCGAAACAATGAAAAGAGATGCATTTACTTACATTGTGGAAAAGTACAACTTTCTTGGTATTAAAGAGGAAGTtgctgaatatttgctccaaaGATATTTTATGAAACCAGATGTAAAGTTGCTTGACAGTGTTTTCTTCACTTATGGTGACCGATTTAAAAAAACAGCAGTTATAAAAGAGATGGCTCTTATGATTGCAGAAGGGAAAAAAGTTCCCACATTTGTTAACAATTTTGAATCTCCTGATTTTATAGAATTAGTTAGATATGTAATCGATTTCCCATATAATCGATTTCGTGTTTTGTTAATAATACTTTGCATCTGGTAG